From the genome of Kluyveromyces lactis strain NRRL Y-1140 chromosome F complete sequence:
TCAAAGTCAACAATTGCAGCATACATTGCTTCCTTCAACTcctttattgaaattagCTACTACTGGAACGCCATCACAATTCACACCTATAATACAAAAACAAATGAATGATGAAAGCAAATTCCCATTGACGCACTCTGTGCACCCCATCAATCTACGAAAAAGTCAAGTAAAGAAGTTGGAATCCAATGATGATGCCAGAATGGcgttgaagaaattgatcaacGGTAATTAGTCTCAAGCGTTCCATACTCTAACCGATTATTTCACTTCTCGAAAACAGTCCACGTTTGGACTCAATTTGGCCCATTTCATAACCATGACTGCCGCCTGTCTTTCAGATTTTATGATTCTTTGTAACAATATTATACGGACTTCCATTTCGAAACTAGATACTTTTTTATATACTACCATTACATTAATTCCACATTGGCTCATCAAAATTGAACAACCAAGAAAGCCCTATCCAGGAGCTTAAGACCCCGATGGAGCAGTAAATGGAGTAGATCATTAGTCCCAAAAACTCATATTTGTCGAGAGCGGCGTACTTGTGTTTGAGCACATCTAAGGCCTGCACAAATAAGACCATTGGTATCAAAAGCAAGTAATAACAAATTGCTaatctatcaaagaaaaaaattcttcttaCACCGCTTCTGTTGACCTTACTCGTCTGACCCATAGCATAGAAGTATAAAATGCACCAGATGAAAGTGTACAAGAATTTTAGTAAAAAGTCTTGAGATTCGTAAAGCAATGGGAATAAAGACACATATCCCGCAGAGGCCAACAATGTGAATGGTGTCAAAAGCCTTCTATCGAAAGGAACTAAGAAggaaaatggaaagataACTAACATAATAGCCTTTTCATGAACATGCCAGCCAAATAAGAAGGAGACAAACCCACATAGGGTCAAAGAACCTACAAACCTCTTGAAGGATGGATCGAATAAAACTGGGACGACAGCCAAGATCTGATAGAATAGAGTTAATAAGAAAGTTAACTTGGGGGTAATTTGAGGAAGAACAACGAAAAACACATCTTGAACCAATCCACGAGTGCCTGAGTTGTTTGACTCAATCCTGACATGAATATCAGCAGCAGTCTTTGGCATAGAAGTCAAGACGATGCTTAGAATCTTTTGCAAATATGGTAGTTTCAAAACTAAAACGGTAAGAACTTTATCAGTGAAAGAGTACACCGCCCAAACATTTGGTGCCCAATAAGCATGTGTGAGACCTCTAGAGAAGGGAAATAATCTCGCTAATAATTGTTGCCATGTTGTAATAAAGGGCAAAAAAGCCAACGAAAATATACCCATGACAACTGATGCCAATTTAAGTAAATTCGACCACTGTACAATTGATATAAGATCTTTGTAGGACCTAAATTTGAAACTGCTGAAATCAAGCACGTATGCTCTAAGTAAAAAGACAAAATAAGCTGGGGCAAGATACAAAAAGATGTGCTTGAAACATAATGCAATGGAAAAGAACGCCGCACATAGTATATATCTCTTATTTTTGGCTGCCacaattgaagatattaaTATTCCGAAAAGGAAACCATTGTACTGGAAGTGTATATGGTCTACTATCAAAAGTCCTGGAGACAAAACAATACTACTGGCCACAACAAAGTTGGCACTCTTCTCTGAAATATCACTAGTGTTGATGAAAACTTGAAGGGCGGCATAAAGCACCAATTCACTCAATATAACtgtaattctttgaaatataataGTTGGCAAACCGAAGCTGCCGACTTTTACTATATCCAAACACCCATCTTCTGCCACTGattttggaacaaattGAGAAAGGAACCATTCAAAATATGCAAAAAATGGGGGATAATCAAGAGTCCATTGACTAGTAGATTCCACATACCATTTATTCAGTGGGAGTTTGTTAGTGATGGCCAACCAATTTCTATGTACGTCAAAATCTGTGCTATAATAACCTGGGAATAGTAACACTTTCAACACCGTAGCACATATCCAGAAATTCCAAAGCGAATAACGTCTTGTCTTCACGTTATTGATAGCATTAGGTGCAGAATTTCGTTTACCTTGACTAACCTTTGCATCAGACTTTGCCATCGTGGCAATTGTGCTCTCGGGTCTACCGGtttattctcttttgttcCAGTCTTATGGTGATGTATATGTCTGTATAATAACAACAGCGATTTTAAGTAAATATTATTTTTGACCAGATTCAGGTAAGAACCAAGGTTCTCCTTTAGTTATCAACATTCAACAAAGGCAACAAAAGCCAAATCAGAAAGCAACACGCCATGGAGTTTGATAATGATCTTGGCAGGTCAGTCTGGGATGATAACCCAGAAGAAAACCCATTCAATGAGTTAAGTAGAACGTTTGCAAACCTGGGCAAACCGGCTGATCAAGAGCAACCATTTGAAGAGGAACATGAACCggaagaaaatgaatcGACAGGCGATGGCGTCAATGATGTGGGCATCACCGATAAGAACGGATGGCATGCTTCTAGCTATCAGACACCGGTGAGAAGCAGCGTTTCTAATGATGAATCTCCCTTGAATTCTGGTCCTCTATCCGCTAGCGAACCAATTCTTGAGAGACACACTGACAAATTAGAATTGCTTGGTTCTTTAGCCcctgaagaagatccatTACATGAGCTTACACAAACGGCTACTCTTCAGTCCCCAAAGAAAAGTGATCCTTTATTTAGTGGGTTAGAAAAATCGCCATTGCACatctttgatgataattCCACAGGCCATATCAGTTCACAACATCAGCCtcaaatgaaaacaaagtCTGGGAAACTAAACAAGCTTTTCTCGAGCGCAAGGACTCGCAGGCATCCTATTAAACCAACACAAGAGAAAGCTTCGATTTCTATTCATGACCCACTAGTAGAAAGCCTAGTcgagaaagagaaaaatgaACAGTTTGTTGAGGAGTCATTGGCTGATGACAAAGACGAAGGTAAGCTGTCATTGGAACGTGAAATGGATTCACCTCTATATTTAATTGCTGAGAGAAAGGTACCATCCTACATTCCGAAAACGAATAGCACAATGTCTAGCAGTAACACACAAGAGACAATTGAGAAATTCCAGATTTCGGTCGTTGATCCAATGAAAATTGGAGACATTACGTCTGTCTACGTGGAGTATACCGTCATAAGCAAGTCTAATTTACTAGAGGGCAAACCAACTAGAGTTAAAAGACGTTATAGAGACTTTAGATGGCTTTACAGGCAACTACAACACAACCATTGGGGTAAAATAATACCCCCACCTCCTGAAAAACAAGCGGTTGGTAGATTTAAACAagattttattgaaaatagAAGGGCTCAGATGGAACGAATGCTCCAACATATCGCTAGTAATCATGTGCTTCAGAAGGATGAAGACTTTATACTATTCTTGACTTCAGAGAAATGGAGCCAAGAGTCCAAAGTAAGAGAGCAGATTTCAGGTTCAAAGGCCTCTCATGATAGtaatgatatttctgaTATTCATATCTCTGAATTGAAACTCCTTGGTTCTGAGGATGCAGAAAGAGTCTTGAAGAATGGTGGATTAGATACAGAGACTGGAGGAAGTTTTATGGGACTATCCTTTGCAACTGCTCCAAAATATAAGGAGCCTGACCAATTCTTTGTAGATGCTGCTGAAAAAATGGATATATTAGAGGAGCAATTGAAGCAGTTGTACAAAGCTTTGGAACTGGTCGATTCTCAAAGATCAGATTTGTGTTCGGTAATTAATGAGTTTAGTGAAACTTTGAAAGCACTGGCTGATTTGGAATTATCGAATCGAACATCAGATCTACTTCAAAACTTTGCGGAAGTCCACCTTCGTATAAAAGAGTCTACTTCCAGGAGCTCAATGCAGGATTCGCTAACACTTGGCATAACTATCGATGATAATCTCAGGGCAATAGGTAGTGTGAAAGCCGTGCtaaatcaaaggaaaaaacTCGGTTACTATATTCTGCTTGTTGAAAACGACCTGAATAAGAAGCAAACCCAATTCAACAAAGTGTCAGGAAACTCTGCCAATAGTGAAAAGGCCACctcaattgaaaacgaACTTCGCATCCTCACATCCCGATGcaataaaataaaacagGAATGGCAGACAATCGCTGAAGTTATAAGAAAAGATGTTAACCAACATGACGTCGATacaattgaagattttaGGAATAACATGGAAATATACCTTGAGTCAGCCATTGAAAGTCAAAAAGAGTGCATTGAAATTTGGGAAACGTTCTACCAGAATAATCTATAAATTATGAATAATGGTTTACTGTCATTTGTATTATATATTTCCTAAACCCTTAACGTCTTCTTTTTTGgcatcattttcttcttcgacaAAGATGCTGCCAAGTAGATCTATTTTGTCTTGTTGTTTACCTAGCTCGTTGAATGAAACGATCATCCCATCAAAGGCAAAACATAATTCTCTGGCGTTCAACTTGATACTACGGTTGGTATTCGGGACCTTTGGGTATCTTTGTGAGAAATGCGTTAGCAAGAGTTTTCTTGCATTCATCGTGTTTGAAACTTTTATAGCCTCATTAATGGTACTatgtctttttttcataGCTTCAACTTTTAATTCATTTTCCAAGGTTGCCTCATGAATCAATAGATCGGAGTTTTTACCTATTCCTCTTGCGAACTGATTGAAGTTCGGTCTTGTATCACCAGAGTATGAAAGTTTGAAGAGCTCTTTACTTCTTGCACTCaggaagaaagaaatggaattACAATATGCCCAATCGCAGTGTATTGCCGGACATGTTCTAAATGACATTAAGCGTAAGTTTTGCATCAACTTTTTGATCTTTGCGGTATCTTTGACAGCACTTTCTTCGTCATGTTCCAAATCCTTTCTTCCTTTTGTAGCATAAGTTCCATCGACATCCATGGATAATGGCTTTGTTTGCTTTCTGATATCGTCTCCTGCTTTTAGATGTTCGCAGCTTATGTACTCTATCCTTGAAAGTATAGCTGGATCTTCTAGACTAAACCATTCTCGAACAAATATGTTATACTGCCATGGCGTAATAACGTAAAGTTTATCGGCAGTGTGCTTGTTGTGTTTATACCATTCTTTAATGAGACTTGCTATACCCAAATGGTGATCAGCATGGAGATGACTTAGATATATCAACTTTACATCTCTGAAAAGCTTCGGTACATCAATATCAGGTATGGTACGGTGAATGGTACCCAAAGTATTTTCCCCTGCATCGAGAAGGATAGAACGGTTCACAACAGTGCCATCGACTTCAGTATACGGTATCTTCACTAATGTTGAAATAACATTACGGTACTTAGATGGCAATGCACTACCAGTTCCAAGGgaaattatttcaatttcattcaatttaGTTTTATTATCAAAGTTATTGACGTGTACTTGTTCATGTACGGTGCGTTCTAAAGACGAACCTTCAATGCATAATGGAACCACATGAGACTCATACAATTCATCAATCGTTGAGCTCTGCTTGGCTGTGGGCAACTGAGATTCATGTATGACCATATTTTCTTTACCAACAGTGAAAGGTTCCAAGGCTATTCCTTTCATCTTCTCAAAGACATGCATATTCT
Proteins encoded in this window:
- the ALG8 gene encoding dolichyl-P-Glc:Glc1Man(9)GlcNAc(2)-PP-dolichol alpha-1,3-glucosyltransferase (highly similar to uniprot|P40351 Saccharomyces cerevisiae YOR067C ALG8 adds glucose to the dolichol-linked oligosaccharide precursor prior to transfer to protein glycosyl transferase), producing MAKSDAKVSQGKRNSAPNAINNVKTRRYSLWNFWICATVLKVLLFPGYYSTDFDVHRNWLAITNKLPLNKWYVESTSQWTLDYPPFFAYFEWFLSQFVPKSVAEDGCLDIVKVGSFGLPTIIFQRITVILSELVLYAALQVFINTSDISEKSANFVVASSIVLSPGLLIVDHIHFQYNGFLFGILISSIVAAKNKRYILCAAFFSIALCFKHIFLYLAPAYFVFLLRAYVLDFSSFKFRSYKDLISIVQWSNLLKLASVVMGIFSLAFLPFITTWQQLLARLFPFSRGLTHAYWAPNVWAVYSFTDKVLTVLVLKLPYLQKILSIVLTSMPKTAADIHVRIESNNSGTRGLVQDVFFVVLPQITPKLTFLLTLFYQILAVVPVLFDPSFKRFVGSLTLCGFVSFLFGWHVHEKAIMLVIFPFSFLVPFDRRLLTPFTLLASAGYVSLFPLLYESQDFLLKFLYTFIWCILYFYAMGQTSKVNRSGVRRIFFFDRLAICYYLLLIPMVLFVQALDVLKHKYAALDKYEFLGLMIYSIYCSIGVLSSWIGLSWLFNFDEPMWN
- the VPS5 gene encoding sorting nexin 1 (similar to uniprot|Q92331 Saccharomyces cerevisiae YOR069W VPS5 Component of the retromer coat that retrieves proteins from late endosomes sorting nexin I homolog), which codes for MEFDNDLGRSVWDDNPEENPFNELSRTFANLGKPADQEQPFEEEHEPEENESTGDGVNDVGITDKNGWHASSYQTPVRSSVSNDESPLNSGPLSASEPILERHTDKLELLGSLAPEEDPLHELTQTATLQSPKKSDPLFSGLEKSPLHIFDDNSTGHISSQHQPQMKTKSGKLNKLFSSARTRRHPIKPTQEKASISIHDPLVESLVEKEKNEQFVEESLADDKDEGKLSLEREMDSPLYLIAERKVPSYIPKTNSTMSSSNTQETIEKFQISVVDPMKIGDITSVYVEYTVISKSNLLEGKPTRVKRRYRDFRWLYRQLQHNHWGKIIPPPPEKQAVGRFKQDFIENRRAQMERMLQHIASNHVLQKDEDFILFLTSEKWSQESKVREQISGSKASHDSNDISDIHISELKLLGSEDAERVLKNGGLDTETGGSFMGLSFATAPKYKEPDQFFVDAAEKMDILEEQLKQLYKALELVDSQRSDLCSVINEFSETLKALADLELSNRTSDLLQNFAEVHLRIKESTSRSSMQDSLTLGITIDDNLRAIGSVKAVLNQRKKLGYYILLVENDLNKKQTQFNKVSGNSANSEKATSIENELRILTSRCNKIKQEWQTIAEVIRKDVNQHDVDTIEDFRNNMEIYLESAIESQKECIEIWETFYQNNL
- the TRZ1 gene encoding tRNase Z (similar to uniprot|P36159 Saccharomyces cerevisiae YKR079C TRZ1 Protein required for cell viability), with protein sequence MYQLIPITHPCLDTKQPLLLLQSDHGDKYFFGKIGEGSQRACNESKVKFGKLNGIFLTGEMDYSCIGGLPGLILTASDQGKKDISIFYGSNILDYVVSTWRYFVFRFGLDLKVSTLKNSECYQDSTITVKSIVISNSANVDQCVQQHQSLGFTNGLKNIIARMFPEVNPTDEQDPSANSTLNVDIPPEAIGAKNLTTSYELTFPAVRGKFNVEEAKRLGVPKGRLYAELAKGNSITLEDGTVINSDQVLSETRNFGKVLVLDIPSNKYIPRFIDEFKNYPTDQLSAIYYFLGDEVTITDDLFQFFDTFSDDQIQHYVSHSSISPNTIAYESAAIATLKLKALQVESYNIPITDRVYSREFFHCFPKDLPEGSSLVQQQEHVPSCLVKNENMHVFEKMKGIALEPFTVGKENMVIHESQLPTAKQSSTIDELYESHVVPLCIEGSSLERTVHEQVHVNNFDNKTKLNEIEIISLGTGSALPSKYRNVISTLVKIPYTEVDGTVVNRSILLDAGENTLGTIHRTIPDIDVPKLFRDVKLIYLSHLHADHHLGIASLIKEWYKHNKHTADKLYVITPWQYNIFVREWFSLEDPAILSRIEYISCEHLKAGDDIRKQTKPLSMDVDGTYATKGRKDLEHDEESAVKDTAKIKKLMQNLRLMSFRTCPAIHCDWAYCNSISFFLSARSKELFKLSYSGDTRPNFNQFARGIGKNSDLLIHEATLENELKVEAMKKRHSTINEAIKVSNTMNARKLLLTHFSQRYPKVPNTNRSIKLNARELCFAFDGMIVSFNELGKQQDKIDLLGSIFVEEENDAKKEDVKGLGNI